From one Flavobacterium kingsejongi genomic stretch:
- a CDS encoding oligosaccharide flippase family protein: MRNESTETSHKTILKATGIFAFTQVFKIMIGVIGSKFVAVFLGPAGIGILGLLNNTLAIIGSVTGLGLNISGVREVAMASTEEDPIRFSSRLIILKRWSVMVGITGFLVTLLFSPLLSRLTFGSADYTIWFVMLAFNFIFSAVASSHAAILQGLRMLKLFAVSNVISSFLVAVVTVPIYYFFRMEGIVPALFLASSINLLVNWYFTRNLIPEKVSITLAETIAKGKPLLKIGFLLSLNVIFGQLCVYCIKWYLNGSGSTSEILGLYEVSTVILVSYVGMIFNAMGTDFYPRLTAIAKDNGKVRTLVNDQIEIALLLITPAILFFYFLSPLIIELLYTKDFLGVLLILRAALFAVIIKGVIWPLGFIILSKGNNMLYFVQEIISDLLNIALTIGLYHYYGLIGIGIASVIHFALYGFYIYYIVNRNYNFSFRTETLRIIGGTVFLGSLATAVVFYMDYPYAYFPLGGLFIIATLFSSRQLNRKIDLKSYLEKIRDKIRKRS, from the coding sequence ATGCGGAACGAAAGTACAGAAACTTCTCATAAAACGATACTCAAAGCCACTGGGATTTTCGCTTTTACACAGGTATTTAAAATAATGATTGGTGTGATCGGATCCAAATTTGTTGCGGTTTTCCTCGGGCCGGCAGGAATTGGTATTTTGGGACTTTTGAATAATACCTTAGCGATAATAGGTTCTGTAACTGGTTTAGGCCTGAATATTAGTGGGGTTCGTGAAGTGGCTATGGCCTCAACGGAAGAAGATCCCATTCGGTTTTCGAGTCGGCTGATTATTTTAAAACGATGGTCTGTAATGGTGGGGATCACCGGATTTTTAGTTACGCTGCTATTTTCACCACTACTGAGCCGCCTGACTTTTGGGTCTGCTGATTATACCATCTGGTTTGTTATGTTGGCCTTTAATTTTATTTTTAGTGCGGTGGCTTCCAGCCATGCTGCCATATTGCAGGGATTGCGCATGCTAAAATTATTTGCGGTGTCCAATGTGATCTCTTCCTTTCTGGTGGCAGTTGTCACTGTACCGATTTATTATTTTTTCAGGATGGAAGGCATAGTACCCGCTTTGTTTCTGGCAAGTAGCATCAACCTATTGGTCAATTGGTATTTTACCCGGAATCTTATTCCTGAAAAAGTAAGTATTACACTGGCTGAAACCATAGCGAAAGGGAAACCACTATTAAAAATCGGTTTTTTATTATCACTCAATGTCATCTTTGGGCAGCTTTGTGTGTATTGTATCAAATGGTACCTCAACGGAAGCGGCTCTACCAGTGAGATACTGGGATTGTATGAAGTCAGTACAGTGATTCTCGTATCCTATGTTGGTATGATATTCAATGCCATGGGAACTGATTTTTATCCGAGGCTTACTGCAATAGCGAAAGACAACGGCAAGGTACGTACATTAGTAAACGATCAGATTGAAATTGCATTACTGCTGATCACACCCGCAATTTTGTTCTTCTATTTTTTATCGCCACTGATCATCGAATTGCTGTATACAAAAGATTTCTTGGGAGTACTACTCATACTTCGTGCAGCTTTATTTGCGGTCATCATTAAAGGGGTCATCTGGCCGTTGGGATTTATTATTTTATCCAAAGGCAATAATATGCTCTACTTTGTGCAGGAAATCATTAGCGATCTGCTCAATATTGCGCTTACAATTGGTTTATACCATTATTACGGATTAATCGGGATCGGTATTGCCAGTGTGATTCACTTTGCACTCTACGGGTTTTACATCTATTATATTGTAAACCGTAACTACAATTTTAGTTTCCGTACTGAAACCTTAAGGATAATTGGGGGGACTGTTTTTTTAGGTAGTTTGGCGACAGCAGTTGTTTTTTACATGGACTATCCTTATGCTTATTTTCCGCTGGGTGGGCTCTTTATCATTGCGACTTTATTTTCCTCACGCCAACTGAATCGAAAAATTGACTTAAAAAGCTACCTGGAAAAAATCCGGGATAAGATCCGTAAGCGCTCTTAA
- a CDS encoding glycosyltransferase yields MTDNPLVTIICVCYNQELYVAAALDSVIAQHYSAIELIIIDDCSTDGSVAVIREWRTNHPSVRLIVNEQNLGTTKTFNKAAQYAEGDYLVDLAADDLLLPDSVALQVQRFHESPYSENLAIVYGNAENITENGSFISYFFPVDANGKTIEKRPVGDIYISVLSGGNVLCSVAAMIKKALFDKLGGYDESLSYEDLDFWIRSARNYWFDYVDTVLVQKRRVQYSLGTTFHQKRTAYSRKINHSTYRILTKAYSLNTKKSENKALRKRIHHEIGLNFKNRNYSLVLRYIFLDFKTLLHS; encoded by the coding sequence ATGACTGATAATCCTTTAGTAACTATTATTTGTGTATGCTATAATCAGGAATTATATGTGGCAGCCGCTTTAGACTCGGTAATCGCTCAGCACTATAGTGCAATCGAGCTAATCATCATTGACGACTGCAGCACAGACGGCTCAGTTGCTGTAATCCGGGAATGGCGCACCAACCACCCGTCGGTACGCCTGATTGTAAACGAACAGAATCTGGGCACTACCAAAACCTTTAATAAAGCGGCACAATATGCGGAGGGAGACTATCTTGTAGACTTGGCAGCAGATGACCTCTTATTACCGGACAGTGTAGCCTTACAAGTCCAGAGATTTCACGAAAGCCCTTATTCTGAAAATTTAGCTATTGTGTATGGAAATGCGGAAAACATCACAGAAAACGGCTCGTTTATATCGTATTTTTTTCCGGTAGATGCCAATGGAAAAACCATTGAAAAACGGCCTGTTGGTGATATTTATATTTCCGTATTATCAGGTGGAAATGTACTCTGCTCTGTTGCTGCCATGATCAAAAAAGCTCTTTTTGATAAACTCGGAGGCTATGATGAAAGCTTGTCTTATGAAGACCTTGATTTCTGGATTCGAAGTGCCAGGAACTATTGGTTTGATTATGTCGATACTGTATTAGTACAAAAAAGGCGCGTACAGTATTCTTTGGGTACTACTTTTCATCAAAAGAGAACCGCTTATTCCCGAAAAATAAACCATTCTACTTACCGTATCCTTACAAAAGCCTATTCGCTGAATACAAAAAAATCCGAAAATAAAGCCCTGCGAAAAAGAATCCATCATGAAATTGGATTGAACTTTAAAAACCGGAATTATTCCCTTGTTTTGCGCTATATCTTCCTGGATTTTAAAACACTGCTCCATTCCTGA
- a CDS encoding glycosyltransferase — translation MTNQKQNYKIALIGYRLSGGGGDRVMANLSLFFAEKGLDVHTIIVLDEVTFPYAGKLLNLGLLKNKTNGIYNKWIRLKAIQRHLRAHNFDFIIDFRFRSKPIQELLLSRIIYNTKTIFTVHSYLINHYMPDFTPLTRLMYGSVYANVAITEQATKRIIQQHQLRNTRTIYNPVDIAAIQQSAAEPLDLGFRYIVAVGQFSNPIKQFDKLITAYASSVLAQKQIHLVIVGEGTLQLKLEELAASLNVAEKVHFAGYQDNPFAYMKNALFTVLSSRNEGLPMVILESLASGTPVVAFDCDSGPREMIVSGENGLLVENQDVPKLAEAMNRMATDSALYERCKNNALPSVMPFSIETIGNQWLELMKINL, via the coding sequence ATGACAAACCAAAAGCAGAACTATAAAATTGCCCTGATTGGTTATCGGTTGAGCGGAGGTGGAGGCGACCGGGTCATGGCAAATTTATCGCTTTTCTTTGCCGAAAAAGGACTGGATGTCCATACTATTATTGTTTTGGATGAGGTTACTTTTCCGTATGCCGGAAAATTATTAAATCTCGGGTTACTAAAAAATAAAACCAATGGAATCTATAATAAATGGATCCGTTTGAAGGCCATCCAGCGTCATTTGAGAGCTCATAATTTTGATTTCATAATTGATTTTCGGTTTCGGAGCAAGCCCATTCAGGAATTGCTGCTCTCGCGGATCATTTACAATACCAAAACCATATTCACAGTCCACAGTTATTTGATCAACCACTATATGCCGGATTTTACGCCTTTAACCCGGTTGATGTATGGATCAGTCTATGCAAATGTGGCTATTACGGAACAGGCTACAAAACGTATTATCCAACAACATCAGTTGCGAAATACCAGGACGATTTACAACCCGGTTGATATAGCTGCGATACAGCAAAGTGCTGCTGAACCATTGGATTTGGGATTCCGCTATATTGTTGCTGTTGGGCAATTTTCAAATCCGATTAAGCAATTTGATAAGCTGATTACCGCTTATGCGAGTTCGGTATTGGCACAAAAACAAATTCATCTAGTCATCGTAGGTGAAGGTACGTTGCAACTCAAACTGGAAGAATTGGCTGCCAGTTTGAATGTCGCTGAAAAAGTGCATTTTGCAGGTTATCAGGACAATCCGTTTGCTTACATGAAAAATGCCCTGTTTACGGTACTCAGTAGCCGGAATGAGGGATTGCCAATGGTCATTTTAGAATCGCTGGCATCGGGAACTCCGGTAGTGGCTTTTGACTGTGATTCCGGGCCACGCGAAATGATTGTATCCGGAGAAAACGGGCTTTTGGTAGAAAACCAGGATGTGCCGAAACTTGCAGAAGCCATGAACCGCATGGCGACCGATAGTGCTTTATATGAAAGATGTAAAAATAATGCGTTGCCCAGTGTTATGCCATTTTCAATTGAGACAATAGGCAACCAATGGCTCGAACTCATGAAGATTAATTTATAA
- a CDS encoding glycosyltransferase family 4 protein has protein sequence MRILYITPRINNQGGVAKVLSIKTDYLIRKWGHEIHILTQNKGNEDLFFSFHPKIRLHDNILKGKGLAYFRSYQQQLQQTVDAVQPDLVIVTDNGYKAFLIPYTLKTKARLIFESHGSLYNTEKPMGRIGTQGVTRFKKIGVKRYDLVVFLSKANQEEWGIFAKAKVIPNPIVLPGEKSTVTRTQTVIAVSRNSYEKGIDRLLAIWQKVAQANPDWKLVIYGSTEGYYDLNQLATEFGILNSVSFLAPVRDIEAEYDRAAVYAMTSRFEGFPMVLLEAMRSGLPTIAYDCPCGPAAIIENEHTGFLIADEAILDYANALDTLLKEAELRNKLGANAQQAVKKYEASVIMEEWNTVLHSLISTTI, from the coding sequence ATGCGGATTCTATATATAACTCCCAGAATTAATAATCAGGGTGGAGTGGCTAAAGTCCTTTCCATTAAAACCGATTACCTGATCCGGAAATGGGGGCATGAAATCCATATCCTGACACAGAATAAAGGCAACGAAGATCTTTTTTTTTCTTTCCACCCTAAGATCAGGTTACATGATAATATACTGAAAGGCAAAGGACTTGCTTATTTTCGGTCTTACCAGCAGCAACTGCAGCAGACTGTTGATGCCGTACAACCCGATTTGGTTATCGTTACTGATAATGGCTATAAAGCGTTTCTGATTCCGTATACGCTAAAGACAAAAGCCCGGTTGATTTTTGAAAGTCACGGTTCTTTATACAACACCGAAAAACCAATGGGCCGCATTGGAACACAAGGGGTGACCCGCTTCAAAAAGATAGGCGTGAAGCGCTATGACCTTGTCGTTTTTTTATCAAAAGCCAACCAGGAAGAATGGGGGATTTTTGCAAAGGCAAAGGTTATTCCCAATCCAATAGTGCTGCCCGGTGAAAAAAGTACCGTAACCCGAACCCAAACTGTCATTGCTGTTTCCCGAAACTCCTACGAAAAAGGTATCGACCGGTTGTTGGCGATCTGGCAAAAGGTAGCCCAGGCAAATCCTGACTGGAAATTAGTGATCTATGGAAGTACCGAAGGCTATTACGATTTGAACCAATTGGCAACGGAATTCGGCATCCTAAATTCGGTATCTTTTTTAGCCCCCGTGCGCGATATCGAAGCGGAATATGATCGTGCCGCAGTCTATGCGATGACCTCACGTTTTGAAGGATTTCCAATGGTACTCCTGGAAGCGATGCGATCCGGTTTACCAACAATAGCGTATGACTGCCCGTGCGGACCAGCAGCTATAATTGAAAATGAGCATACCGGATTTTTGATTGCCGATGAGGCTATCCTGGACTATGCTAATGCACTGGATACCTTGCTGAAAGAGGCGGAATTGAGAAATAAATTGGGGGCAAACGCACAACAGGCCGTAAAAAAATATGAAGCAAGTGTGATTATGGAGGAATGGAATACAGTACTGCATTCACTCATTTCTACCACTATTTAA
- a CDS encoding glycosyltransferase family 2 protein yields MLSILIPTYNYNASPLIDSLLQQGKLLDHEFEIICCDDCSTDEAILAENAAIASKACCTYFRNSKNEGRTKTRTLLAEKAQYDWLLFLDADVLPVTEDFLLTYSKALHPDTEVVLGGCQYSAKHKDPETALRWKFGMQRESQEATVRNKNPYSHILSGNILLRKNVFQAVVFPTTKFYGMDIYFAYQLYLQKVNVFHINNPVYHLGLEPNADFFQKSLDAVRTRKEVLYGLPNIEQVNPMLKHYKTLCNYGLRPFVSFGFTVVSGFLKKRILRANPNLFYFDLYRLGYLCSLK; encoded by the coding sequence ATGCTCTCTATCTTAATTCCGACTTATAATTACAATGCCAGTCCCCTGATAGACTCTTTGTTGCAACAAGGAAAATTATTGGATCATGAGTTTGAGATCATTTGTTGTGATGACTGCTCTACTGACGAGGCTATACTTGCCGAAAACGCAGCCATTGCCTCAAAAGCATGTTGCACCTACTTCCGGAATTCAAAAAATGAAGGACGCACCAAAACCCGGACACTCCTTGCCGAAAAAGCCCAATATGATTGGCTGTTATTCCTGGATGCAGATGTATTGCCTGTGACTGAGGATTTTTTGCTGACGTACAGTAAAGCCTTACATCCCGATACTGAAGTCGTACTTGGAGGATGCCAGTATAGTGCGAAACATAAGGATCCCGAAACGGCATTGCGATGGAAATTTGGCATGCAACGCGAATCACAGGAGGCTACAGTACGCAATAAAAATCCGTATTCCCATATCCTGTCCGGAAATATCCTGCTCCGGAAAAACGTTTTCCAGGCTGTTGTGTTTCCAACGACAAAATTTTATGGGATGGATATCTACTTTGCCTACCAACTCTATCTGCAGAAAGTAAACGTCTTTCATATCAATAATCCGGTATACCATTTGGGATTGGAACCCAATGCTGATTTTTTCCAGAAATCACTGGATGCCGTACGAACCCGAAAAGAAGTATTATATGGTTTACCGAATATTGAACAAGTAAATCCAATGTTAAAGCATTATAAAACCCTCTGCAACTATGGCCTGCGCCCATTTGTAAGTTTTGGTTTTACCGTGGTATCGGGTTTTCTCAAAAAAAGAATACTGAGAGCCAATCCTAATTTATTCTATTTTGACCTGTATCGATTGGGCTATCTCTGCTCTCTTAAATAG
- a CDS encoding cell division ATP-binding protein FtsE, producing the protein MSQPVLFLRNANIYQEKNLVLSNVNVEVNSGEFIYLIGKTGSGKSSFMKTLYADLPLTEGEGSIVDFDLASLKEKNIPYLRRKIGIVFQDFKLLPDRTITANLEFVLKATGWTDKQEIQLKIDEVLDKVAMKSKALKMPHQLSGGEQQRIAIARALLNDPELILADEPTGNLDPQTSAEVLQLLREINQNGKTIIMATHDYALLMKFPSKTLKCDDSMIFEVVQRTT; encoded by the coding sequence ATGTCACAACCAGTCTTATTTTTAAGAAACGCCAATATCTACCAGGAAAAAAACCTTGTACTTTCCAATGTCAATGTGGAAGTGAATTCCGGAGAATTTATCTACCTGATTGGAAAAACAGGTTCCGGGAAGAGTAGCTTCATGAAAACGCTTTATGCTGATTTACCGCTTACGGAAGGCGAAGGGAGTATCGTTGATTTTGACCTGGCATCGCTTAAAGAAAAAAATATCCCGTACCTAAGACGTAAAATTGGCATTGTATTCCAGGATTTCAAGCTGCTTCCGGATCGTACGATTACGGCCAATCTGGAATTTGTACTGAAAGCTACCGGATGGACTGACAAACAGGAAATTCAGCTTAAAATAGATGAAGTACTGGATAAGGTGGCTATGAAATCCAAGGCCCTGAAAATGCCACACCAGCTTTCGGGTGGTGAGCAGCAACGTATCGCCATAGCCCGCGCTTTGCTGAATGATCCAGAATTGATATTGGCCGATGAGCCGACAGGAAACCTGGATCCACAAACGAGTGCTGAGGTATTGCAATTGCTTCGGGAAATTAACCAAAATGGCAAAACCATCATCATGGCAACCCATGATTATGCCCTACTGATGAAATTTCCATCAAAAACGCTAAAATGTGATGACAGTATGATCTTTGAAGTGGTACAGCGCACTACATAA
- a CDS encoding tetratricopeptide repeat protein produces the protein MHKLSWLPILMLSAGAHTTFAQQSAIYTNDLKDFNRAVALYNEKQYQSAQIFFNKIKAENPNQEVQADCAYYIANTAIRLNQANADALMESFVENYPTSTKQNQAYIEVAHYYFEQGKYPQAMSWFEKVDENTLSQADKDKFNFQKGYSLFTTGDKKQAEKYFNTVVNSQEYGSQAKYYLGFMAYEGDNYKEANQYFDQVQGEEKYKEKMSYFQADMNFKLGKFDKAIELGLAAMPKSSPMEKSELSKIIGESYFNLKQYDKAIPYLKEYKGKKGKWNNTDFYMLGYAYYKQNDFENAIAQFNKIIDGKDSVAQNAYYHLGESYLKSDKKQQALNAFKNASEMEFDAKIQEDAYLNYAKLSYEIGNSYQSIPDVLSSFLSKYPNTPNKQEIETLLINSFITSKNYKDALVLLEKNKSSENRLAYQKVTFYRGLELYTDGNYQDALAMFKKSIGENRDAKFTARATFWKAETEYTLSNFKEALLSYKQFLGMGEAKNTPEFKNASYNLAYTYFKLKEYEPAAENFKNYIATAGADKTRLNDAYLRMGDSYFVATKYWPAMEAYNKVIETKGMDADYAAFQKAISYGFVARNEKKIEDLTKFIQNFPKSQYRDDAMFELGNTYVTEKKDDSAIKAYDQLLNEYKNGSYASKAILREGLVYYNAEKDQLALAKFKKVAADYPNTPEALEAVATARLIYVDGGNVAEYATWVKTLSFVEVTDAELDNTTYESAEKQYLQNNTKQAIAGFTGYLSSFPNGIHSLKANFYLGQLYYSDKLENLAVANFKNVAERPRNEFTEQALARLSDIYLKKNDFTNAVPVLKRLETEADYPQNITFAQSNLMRAYYDQKDYANTVVYAEKVLSNPKTDDKVKSDAQIMVARSAIKTNDEGKAKTAYAKLLTIAKGEVAAEALYYDAYFKNKDGKFEASNTAVQKLAKEYSGYKYFGAKGLVLMAKNFYGLKDAFQANYILESVIKNFKDYQDVVDEATAELEIIKKEEGKSNSSIQTRP, from the coding sequence ATGCATAAACTTTCCTGGCTGCCAATTCTGATGCTCTCCGCTGGAGCACACACCACTTTTGCACAGCAATCTGCTATATACACCAATGATCTCAAAGATTTTAATCGCGCTGTTGCACTTTATAATGAAAAACAATACCAGTCTGCACAGATTTTTTTCAATAAAATAAAAGCAGAAAATCCAAACCAGGAAGTACAGGCTGACTGTGCCTATTACATTGCTAATACAGCGATCAGGCTGAACCAGGCGAATGCTGATGCACTGATGGAAAGCTTCGTAGAGAACTATCCGACCAGTACCAAGCAAAACCAGGCCTATATTGAGGTCGCACATTATTATTTCGAACAGGGCAAATACCCACAGGCAATGTCCTGGTTTGAAAAAGTGGATGAAAATACCCTGAGCCAGGCCGATAAAGATAAATTCAATTTCCAGAAAGGCTATAGCCTCTTTACAACAGGAGACAAGAAACAGGCTGAGAAATATTTTAATACCGTTGTCAATTCCCAGGAGTACGGTTCCCAGGCGAAATATTACCTGGGCTTTATGGCCTATGAAGGAGACAACTATAAAGAAGCCAATCAGTATTTTGACCAGGTACAGGGCGAAGAGAAGTACAAAGAGAAAATGTCCTACTTCCAGGCCGATATGAATTTTAAACTCGGTAAATTCGATAAAGCTATTGAATTGGGATTGGCAGCCATGCCAAAATCCAGCCCGATGGAAAAATCAGAGCTGTCTAAAATTATCGGGGAAAGCTATTTCAACCTCAAACAATACGATAAAGCCATCCCTTACCTGAAAGAATACAAAGGAAAAAAAGGGAAATGGAACAACACCGACTTTTATATGTTGGGTTATGCATATTACAAACAGAATGATTTTGAAAATGCTATCGCACAGTTCAATAAGATCATCGATGGGAAAGATAGTGTTGCTCAAAATGCCTATTATCATTTAGGAGAGAGTTATTTGAAATCCGACAAAAAGCAACAGGCATTGAATGCGTTCAAAAATGCTTCCGAAATGGAGTTTGATGCTAAAATCCAGGAAGACGCTTACCTGAATTATGCCAAGCTGAGTTACGAAATCGGAAACTCCTACCAGAGTATTCCGGATGTATTGTCTTCTTTTTTGAGCAAATACCCGAATACGCCTAACAAACAGGAAATAGAAACCCTGCTGATCAATTCTTTTATTACGTCCAAAAACTATAAGGATGCCTTAGTCCTGCTGGAGAAGAATAAAAGTTCCGAAAACAGGCTGGCATACCAGAAAGTGACTTTTTACCGTGGCCTTGAATTGTACACCGATGGGAATTACCAGGATGCGCTTGCCATGTTTAAAAAATCGATAGGGGAGAACCGCGATGCTAAATTTACAGCAAGAGCGACCTTCTGGAAAGCAGAAACAGAATATACCCTGAGCAATTTCAAGGAAGCGCTACTCAGCTACAAACAGTTTTTAGGCATGGGAGAAGCCAAGAATACGCCGGAATTTAAAAATGCCAGCTACAATCTTGCCTATACCTATTTCAAATTAAAAGAATACGAACCGGCAGCAGAGAATTTCAAAAACTATATCGCTACAGCCGGAGCAGATAAAACAAGACTCAACGATGCCTACCTGAGAATGGGAGACAGTTATTTTGTCGCGACCAAATACTGGCCTGCGATGGAAGCATATAACAAAGTGATCGAGACTAAAGGAATGGATGCGGATTATGCTGCGTTCCAAAAAGCGATCAGTTATGGGTTTGTTGCCCGTAATGAAAAGAAAATCGAAGACCTTACTAAATTCATTCAGAATTTTCCAAAATCACAATACCGTGATGATGCGATGTTTGAATTAGGAAATACCTATGTTACCGAGAAGAAAGACGACAGCGCCATCAAAGCCTACGACCAGTTGCTCAATGAGTACAAAAACGGATCGTATGCTTCCAAAGCAATTTTACGCGAAGGATTGGTGTATTACAATGCGGAGAAAGACCAGTTAGCTCTGGCGAAATTTAAAAAAGTTGCTGCAGATTATCCTAACACCCCTGAAGCACTGGAGGCCGTGGCAACAGCACGACTGATTTATGTAGATGGTGGGAACGTAGCAGAATATGCGACTTGGGTAAAAACCTTAAGTTTTGTTGAGGTTACCGATGCCGAACTGGATAATACAACCTATGAATCTGCTGAAAAACAATACCTGCAGAATAATACCAAACAGGCGATAGCAGGATTTACCGGGTACCTGTCCAGTTTCCCGAACGGCATTCACTCTTTGAAAGCCAATTTCTACCTGGGGCAATTGTATTACAGTGATAAACTGGAAAATCTGGCAGTAGCCAATTTCAAAAATGTAGCAGAACGCCCAAGAAATGAATTTACCGAACAGGCATTAGCCCGCTTATCGGATATTTACCTGAAGAAAAATGATTTCACCAATGCCGTTCCGGTACTGAAACGTTTGGAAACAGAAGCCGATTATCCTCAGAATATCACATTCGCACAATCCAATCTGATGCGTGCTTACTACGATCAAAAAGATTATGCCAATACGGTAGTGTATGCTGAAAAGGTATTGTCCAATCCTAAAACGGATGATAAAGTAAAAAGTGATGCCCAGATCATGGTGGCCCGTTCCGCAATTAAAACAAATGATGAAGGAAAAGCAAAAACCGCCTACGCCAAATTGCTGACTATCGCTAAAGGTGAGGTAGCGGCAGAAGCCTTATATTATGATGCTTATTTTAAAAATAAAGATGGGAAGTTTGAAGCTTCCAATACGGCAGTACAGAAACTGGCCAAAGAATATTCCGGATACAAATATTTTGGAGCCAAAGGATTGGTGTTGATGGCGAAAAATTTCTACGGACTGAAAGATGCATTCCAGGCCAATTATATCCTGGAAAGTGTCATCAAAAACTTTAAGGATTACCAGGATGTTGTAGATGAAGCTACTGCAGAACTTGAAATCATTAAGAAAGAAGAAGGAAAAAGCAATTCATCCATCCAGACCAGACCGTAA
- a CDS encoding TonB-dependent receptor, with the protein MTIKFQYTIALVVLFAGIQSTYSQKKDENIGSEVINVVKPYTPTISDAFKVKETPTFEDEETTKKEAIQYNIFSFPVASTFTPSKGKAAGVEKGKQEKTYNNYASLGIGNYGTAIGELFITENLNRNEYVGGMFRHNSSQGGIKDVSLDDYFYDSRLDLTYGNQQQSYSWNVDLGYRNQVYNWYGVPQDLFQAPLLADLDVKQAYNTLYVGGKINTKESVFSQAEVLYKRFWDGSDSAENRFFVKPTFEFDFLGEKVKTDFIVDYVGGSFDKGFASPEKINYGFANFGFQPSFVLVKEDFAFKIGAGIFYSVNNETSDNKLYFYPQVTASYKVVGDLMIAYAGAEGTLKQNSYADFVGQNQFLSPTLAVAPTDQQYDLYLGLKGKLASNVAYNVRGSVMNEKSKALFTANPYSDTNVDASYKYGNSFGVTYDNVRTISIFGELKMDISNSFAFGINGTYNNYTTDNEFRAWNLPELKLGANLDFKITNKWFAGANVFYVGERDDQLQLTTALVPTNTVVTLKSYFDANLNVGYNYTDRLSFYLKGNNLANSAYQKWLNYPVQQIQVVVGASYKFDF; encoded by the coding sequence ATGACAATCAAATTTCAATATACAATAGCTTTAGTGGTACTTTTTGCGGGTATCCAAAGCACCTATTCGCAGAAAAAAGATGAAAACATCGGATCAGAAGTGATCAATGTTGTGAAACCTTATACGCCAACAATTTCCGATGCTTTCAAAGTAAAGGAAACACCCACTTTTGAAGATGAGGAAACGACCAAAAAAGAGGCTATTCAATATAATATCTTCTCTTTTCCCGTAGCCTCAACTTTTACGCCTTCCAAAGGGAAAGCTGCAGGAGTGGAAAAAGGAAAACAGGAAAAGACCTATAACAATTATGCTTCTTTGGGAATAGGGAATTACGGAACGGCAATAGGGGAACTTTTTATCACTGAAAACCTGAACCGTAATGAATATGTAGGGGGAATGTTTCGCCATAATTCATCACAGGGAGGCATTAAGGATGTGTCGCTGGATGATTATTTCTATGATTCCAGATTGGACCTTACCTACGGTAACCAGCAGCAATCTTATAGCTGGAATGTAGATTTAGGGTATAGAAACCAGGTCTACAACTGGTATGGTGTACCACAGGATTTATTTCAGGCGCCACTTTTGGCAGATCTTGATGTAAAGCAAGCTTACAATACATTGTATGTAGGTGGGAAGATTAATACCAAAGAAAGTGTATTCAGCCAGGCCGAAGTCTTATACAAGCGCTTTTGGGATGGAAGTGATTCTGCTGAAAACCGTTTCTTCGTAAAACCGACCTTCGAATTTGATTTCCTGGGTGAAAAAGTAAAAACCGATTTCATCGTAGATTACGTTGGCGGTTCTTTTGATAAAGGATTTGCATCACCGGAAAAAATAAATTATGGTTTTGCTAATTTCGGGTTCCAGCCAAGCTTTGTATTGGTGAAAGAAGATTTTGCTTTTAAAATTGGTGCTGGAATTTTCTACAGCGTAAATAATGAAACAAGTGACAATAAACTGTATTTCTACCCACAGGTAACAGCTTCTTATAAAGTGGTGGGCGATCTGATGATTGCTTATGCCGGAGCTGAAGGAACACTAAAACAAAATTCCTATGCTGATTTTGTAGGGCAAAACCAATTCCTGTCTCCTACATTGGCTGTTGCACCAACAGATCAGCAGTATGACCTGTATTTAGGATTAAAAGGAAAATTGGCCAGTAATGTGGCGTATAATGTGAGAGGTTCGGTGATGAATGAAAAAAGTAAAGCGTTGTTTACAGCCAACCCTTATAGCGATACCAATGTGGATGCTTCATACAAATACGGTAACTCTTTTGGGGTAACCTATGATAATGTAAGAACCATCAGCATCTTTGGCGAATTGAAAATGGATATCTCGAATTCATTTGCTTTTGGAATCAATGGTACGTATAACAACTATACAACCGACAATGAATTCAGAGCGTGGAACCTACCGGAATTGAAATTAGGCGCCAACCTTGATTTCAAAATCACGAACAAATGGTTTGCCGGGGCGAATGTATTTTATGTAGGGGAAAGAGACGACCAATTGCAGTTGACTACCGCTTTAGTGCCTACCAATACGGTGGTAACCCTGAAAAGTTATTTTGATGCCAACCTGAACGTAGGGTACAACTACACCGATAGACTGTCATTTTACCTGAAAGGAAACAATCTTGCAAACAGTGCGTACCAAAAATGGCTTAACTATCCGGTTCAGCAGATTCAGGTCGTAGTTGGAGCATCCTATAAATTTGATTTCTAA